Sequence from the Bacteroidales bacterium genome:
CTTGAACCCGACGGACAACCAGACCCGATGGCAATGGGTGATGATCTGAACAACACTGACGATGAAGATGGAGTGGTAGTGCAGAATACTTTAATGGCCGGACCGGGTGGATTTATCTATGTAATCGCTTCAAACTACGGATTTCTGAATGCATGGCTTGACCACGAACCCAACGGAACCTGGGCTGAGCCGCACGATCATGTGATCATTGATCGTCCTGTGATGCCCGGAATAAATTACATTCACATGATGATCCATCCGTTTGCACAGGTAGGTCCGACATATTCCCGGTTCAGGTTCAGCACAGCGCCAGGCCTGTCCTATATGGGACCAGCATCCGACGGCGAAGTGGAAGATTATAAAATGTTCATCTATCCTAACTCATGGTATTGGATGCCAACAGGTAAGGTTCACTGGATTGATATCCCGGTATCGGTAAATCCACAGGTCAATGGAGCGCCTATTGGTGTCGGAGATGTTATTGGTGCTTTTTACACCGATGATTTCGGAGTTGAACGTTGCGCGGGAAGTGCGGTTTGGGATGGTATTAACAACCTGAATTTCAGTATTTGGGGCGATAATCCGGAAATTGGCGGAAAAGAAGGCTTCTATGATGGAGAAGATATCATCTGGAAGATCTTTTCCTGCAATGACCTCACTACTTACACTGCAACTGCCACCTATGATATTTCCTACCCCAATTTCGATGGAAAATTCCATAATAACGGGCATTCTGCACTAACCAGCCTGAAAGTTATTTCTTCGCAAACCCAGATTATTGCTGTTCCACAGGGCTGGGGAGGGGTTTCCTCGCACCTTATGCCCTTTGATGCCAATATTGTAAATATATGTTCCGGAATTCAGAACGATCTTACTATACTTCAGAGCATGCTTGGGGTTTACTGGCCGGCAATGAATGTGAACAGCCTGGTCAACTGGAATCCTTACGAAGGGTACAAAATCAGGGTTACTTCCGATGTTTCTCTTTGCATCACGGGCGCACCGCTCACCAACAGGACACTCAACCTCTCAGCCGGTTGGCATATCATTCCGGTGTTGAGTTCCAATAATGTTTCAACTGCAAGTGTGCTAAGTTCTCCTTCAGTTGTTATCGCCAAGGAAATCTCAGGTGGAAAGGTTTACTGGCCCGCCATGTCAATCTATACATTGAATGTTCTTGAAGCCGTTAAATCCTACATGGTTTATCTTTCTGCACCTGCCACCATCACCTTCCCGTCCAAAGGTGGCGAAGGATTGGAACCAGATAAGGAAGAACTGTTGAACTCACCATGGAATAAGGTGATCAGAACAGGAAGCACTCATGTAATTTCTGTTTCGTCATTCATGGCTGACCAATTCGATGATGGCGACCTAATCGGTGCATTCAACAGCAGAGGGATGAATTTTGGATTAGCTGCCTTTTCGAAGGAAGGTAATGCCCTGGTCGTTTATGGCGACGATCCCTATACAGTAGAAGTGGATGGGATGATGGAAGGTGAAGAAATCCAATTTATGGTTTATCGTCAAAAAACCGGAGAGATCGCAGAGATCAATCCAACCTTCAATCCAGCTATGCCAAACACTGAAAATTACTTCGTAACCGACGGCATCTCAGCTATCGAAATGCTCACCGGATTAAACGAACAAACAACTGTCATCAACTTTGAAATTTACCCCAACCCAGTCAGCGAAAATCTCAATATCAGGTTCAATAATAAGGATTCGGAAAATATTACCATTGAGATCATGAACCTGCCGGGCGAAATGGTTTGCAGCCCGGTAAGCACCAGCAACGCGCAGGCCAGCATCAACCTGAGCCATCTTGCCGAAGGTTGCTATCTGGTCAGGGTCGGCAATGGAATTTCACAAACAACAAGTAAGGTGATTGTTCAAAGATAAACCTACAAACTATCCCGATACCACAACCCTGTTCAAGCCCCGGAGAAATCCGGGGTTTTTTATTGCAGAGCGGAATTGCAATACATGATATGCATTTCGCCAAGTTGGGTGGATTTACGCAACAACAACATTTTGCTCATTTTAAAACTTAAAAAAGAACAAAAGATTTTGGTGCTTAAAAATTTGTAATTCAGCACAATATACTATATATTTGCTTTTTTTCTTATCCTGTCAGTTCTGGCACACTTTTACATTAATGAGGAGAAAAGCATTGATTTAATGTCTAACTAAAAACCTAAATGAAATGAAAACAAAAATCTCGACATCTGGAATTGTTCTGCTGATTTGCCTTACAATGAATCTTTTTGCAGAACACGTAAAAACAAGCGATGCCATCAATATTGGCAAAAACTTCTACTGGGAGAATTCCCGGGATACAAAAGCAATGGCTTATGATCAAATCAAACCGGAACTTTATTCGACTGCAACCTTCAATGGTATTCCACTTTACTATGTTTTCAATATCAACTTGGAGGACGGTTTCGTCATCATAGCAGCAGATGATCGTGTTGTACCGGTGCTTGGGTTCAACTTTACAGGGAGTTTTAATGATAAAAATCTACCGCCAGCCATGGAAGCCTGGTTACAAAGTTTCAGGGATCAGATTGCACAGGTAATTGAGCAGGAACTTGCCGGAGATGAAAGCGTTGAGCATCTATGGGAAAAGTATAAAACCTTTAATCCTTCACCGGTCAAATCGAAAGGAGTGGATCCGCTTGTCGCTGCAAAATGGAGCCAGGAGAAATACTACAATGCATTCTGCCCATCTGATCCGGCTGGTTTCGACAACCATGCGCTTGTTGGCTGTGTGGCAGTAGCTATGGGACAGATTATGAAATGCTTTGGGTATCCTGTACAAGGATCGGGCAACCATGCATACACACCGGCAACAAATCCGGGTTATGGGGTGCAAAGCGCCGATTTCCATGCAGCAAATTACGATTATGCAGTAATGCATGATTCGCTCAGCACCTATGATAATCAGGTTGCCGAATTGCTATACCATTGCGGGGTTTCGGTGGATATGGATTACGGCCCGGTTAGTTCGGGAGTTCCTTTTGCAAATACAATCAAAATCAGAGATGCTTTTGTCGGGTATTTCAACTATTCCTCCGATGCTGAATTATTGTTCAAAAATAACTACTCCAATTTGGATTGGCAAACTATGCTGATAGCACAACTCGATCAGCAGCGTCCGGTGTATTACCAAGGTATGCAGGATGCGGATGCCGGTCATGCTTTTGTCTGCGACGGCTACCTGCAAACAGACTATTTTCATTTTAACTGGGGGTGGAGTGGAGAAGATGATGGTTTCTTTTATCTGAATAATTTAAATCCTAAAACTCATAATTTCACCCTTAATCAGTCTGCAATTTTCAATCTTTACCCACCTAAAATCATTTACGTTGATAAAGACGCAAATGGCCTGAACAATGGCAAATGCTGGAGGGATGCTTTTGTTTTACTGCAGGATGCCATTGATGCAGCAGTTCAGGGTGATAGTATCTGGGTTGCTGAGGGAAAGTATGCCCCAACAGGTAATGGTATGCTTAGATTAAGACATTTTGCACTTAAAAATAATGTAAAGATTTACGGTGGATTTAAGGGTGATGAGAATCCCGGAACATTTGATTATTTCAGCAGAAACTTCCTTCAGAATGAAACCATTCTGGATGGTGAAAAGGACCGGTATCATGTTGTTAAAAATATGAACATTAATAACACCGCTCTATTAGATGGGTTTTCCATTACAGGAGGCAGAGCTGTGGATCAAGATGTTGAAAATCAAAAGGGAGCCGGAATGTATAACGATGCAAGCAATCCCCGAATCATAAACTGCCGGTTCTATGATAATTTTTCAAATGCTTTCGGGGCAGGGATGTTCAATCTGAACAGCAACCCGGAAATCACCAATTGCATTTTTTCGGGAAATGAAACAACGGATGCCGGAGGAGGTATGTTTAATCATACCAGTAGCCCGGTAATTGTGAATTGTCTTATTAATGGTAACAGCGCAATCAATGGTGGCGCCATCTACAATTTGCAGAGTTTTGTTCAGGTTATAAACACTACAATTTCAGGTAATAAGGCTTTAACATGTGGCGGCGGGATTTGTAATCACGAACAATTAGCCTCATTGGTTATTCTTAAAAACTGCATTTTGTGGGGTAATGAGGTGATGAATGATCAGGGTGGATTCTTCATGGGGCATCAACTCTATAATGAAGGAATGATGAATAAGGTTAATTTTCTCAACTCATGTGTGCAAACAGGGGGAAATTTCCATGTTTACGGTAACGGAATGATTTTCTACAATCTGGGGTGTATTTTCTCTGATCCATGGTTTGTATTCCCAGAGCCTGCATCAAACGCACCAAACTCATTTGGCAATTACAGGCTACAAATCATTTCACCCGCTATTGATGCAGGTGATAACGGATTAGTTCCTGCCGGTGTTGAGAAAGATCTTGACTGGAACCTGAGAATTTCCTGGTTCAATGTTGATTTGGGAGCGTATGAATCACCAAATGATTGCCATCTGCCGAAAAACCTGTCAGCAATTGAAATTACCGAAAATGCAGCGAAATTGATCTGGA
This genomic interval carries:
- a CDS encoding C10 family peptidase, which codes for MKTKISTSGIVLLICLTMNLFAEHVKTSDAINIGKNFYWENSRDTKAMAYDQIKPELYSTATFNGIPLYYVFNINLEDGFVIIAADDRVVPVLGFNFTGSFNDKNLPPAMEAWLQSFRDQIAQVIEQELAGDESVEHLWEKYKTFNPSPVKSKGVDPLVAAKWSQEKYYNAFCPSDPAGFDNHALVGCVAVAMGQIMKCFGYPVQGSGNHAYTPATNPGYGVQSADFHAANYDYAVMHDSLSTYDNQVAELLYHCGVSVDMDYGPVSSGVPFANTIKIRDAFVGYFNYSSDAELLFKNNYSNLDWQTMLIAQLDQQRPVYYQGMQDADAGHAFVCDGYLQTDYFHFNWGWSGEDDGFFYLNNLNPKTHNFTLNQSAIFNLYPPKIIYVDKDANGLNNGKCWRDAFVLLQDAIDAAVQGDSIWVAEGKYAPTGNGMLRLRHFALKNNVKIYGGFKGDENPGTFDYFSRNFLQNETILDGEKDRYHVVKNMNINNTALLDGFSITGGRAVDQDVENQKGAGMYNDASNPRIINCRFYDNFSNAFGAGMFNLNSNPEITNCIFSGNETTDAGGGMFNHTSSPVIVNCLINGNSAINGGAIYNLQSFVQVINTTISGNKALTCGGGICNHEQLASLVILKNCILWGNEVMNDQGGFFMGHQLYNEGMMNKVNFLNSCVQTGGNFHVYGNGMIFYNLGCIFSDPWFVFPEPASNAPNSFGNYRLQIISPAIDAGDNGLVPAGVEKDLDWNLRISWFNVDLGAYESPNDCHLPKNLSAIEITENAAKLIWTPGGSEGEWSLEWGIAGFVPGSGVMVTGLNNHQYLLNILSPATDYDFYVQAVCAGGFQSLWAGPHRFSTQPAQQVSQLIILDQGWSGVSSYLEQTNCDVVQMFSPVVQELVILLNMTQVYWPGQNINEIGLWKTTQGYKIKMADDEILNVCGIKTFNRLLSLSPGWHIIPVLCENNVATSAILKDPGVMIAKEISGPRVYWPAMSISSLDVLEPGKAYMVYLTAPATIAFPSKGGEGLEPDKEELNSPWNKVIRTGSTHVISISSFMADQFDEGDLIGAFNTSGVNVGLAAFSKEGNVLVIYGDDPYTTELDGMMEGEEIQFKVYRQKTGEVAEINPTFNPAMPNTENYFVIDGISAIEMLTRINEQTTVINFEIYPNPVSENLNIRFNNKDSGNFTIEIMNLPGEMVCTPVNTSNAQVSINLSHLAEGCYLVRVSNGIAQTTSKVIVQR
- a CDS encoding T9SS type A sorting domain-containing protein — its product is LEPDGQPDPMAMGDDLNNTDDEDGVVVQNTLMAGPGGFIYVIASNYGFLNAWLDHEPNGTWAEPHDHVIIDRPVMPGINYIHMMIHPFAQVGPTYSRFRFSTAPGLSYMGPASDGEVEDYKMFIYPNSWYWMPTGKVHWIDIPVSVNPQVNGAPIGVGDVIGAFYTDDFGVERCAGSAVWDGINNLNFSIWGDNPEIGGKEGFYDGEDIIWKIFSCNDLTTYTATATYDISYPNFDGKFHNNGHSALTSLKVISSQTQIIAVPQGWGGVSSHLMPFDANIVNICSGIQNDLTILQSMLGVYWPAMNVNSLVNWNPYEGYKIRVTSDVSLCITGAPLTNRTLNLSAGWHIIPVLSSNNVSTASVLSSPSVVIAKEISGGKVYWPAMSIYTLNVLEAVKSYMVYLSAPATITFPSKGGEGLEPDKEELLNSPWNKVIRTGSTHVISVSSFMADQFDDGDLIGAFNSRGMNFGLAAFSKEGNALVVYGDDPYTVEVDGMMEGEEIQFMVYRQKTGEIAEINPTFNPAMPNTENYFVTDGISAIEMLTGLNEQTTVINFEIYPNPVSENLNIRFNNKDSENITIEIMNLPGEMVCSPVSTSNAQASINLSHLAEGCYLVRVGNGISQTTSKVIVQR